DNA sequence from the bacterium genome:
AGATTTGGACAAAACAAGGCGTTATCATAATGCCCTACCCCCAGCCCCCCATCATCGCGCTTGCCGCGACCAGCCCAGCGGCCACTCCGGCCCACACCCACGGCAGCGTTTCTTTCGATAAATCCAGCACGTCCACGCCCTCGTGGTTGGCTATCCACACGTTGTGGGTGTTCGTCGGGTCGCAAATGCCCTGCATCATCCCCACGCTGAAGAACGCGCCCATCACATGCGCGGCGGACAGCGCGCCCGCTGCCTTCACGATGCCGACGACTCCGCTGCCCATCCCCCAGAGATTCAGCGGCCCGCGGTAAAGCGACAGCGGCGCGAGCACCGTGAACGCGATCACGTACGCCAGCGGCGAGCGCGGGATGGCCGCCCTGATGAGAGGCTCGACGAGGGCACTCGTTTCCGGCATCATCGTCGCTTTGAGAAGCATTCCGATTCCGAGCATCAGAAGCACCGCGGGCGCGGCGTCCCTGAACCCCTCGAAGCACGATTTCATCAGCAGGTCGGCGTTTTTCCCGTCGCGCACGAACGACGCGACGAACGAATAAATCACGCCGAGCGCGAGCGCCGCGATGAAAGGCATTGCGATCCCGCTGTCGGCGTAACCGGGCACGCTGGCGCGGGCGAGCGCGTCGGCGAGAAGGAAAAGAAGCGGAACGAGAATCGCCGCGTACGCGAATACGCGGGGTTTGGGCTTAGTTGTTTCGCCTCCGGAATTCGACGCACCGCCATTTTGCGCCGCGCCTTTCCGCCAGCCGAAATACACCATCGCCATCGTGACGAACGCGCCAACCCAAAGCACGAATAGCGCGGCGAGCATCATTCCGAGCAGCGTCCAGAGCAGGTAGTCCTTGATTTTCGCGAATGCGCCGGTGAGCTGGAGCGCCGCGACTGCAATTACGAGCAAAAGTGCAACCGCAACGGTAATAACGCGGCCGCGTACCGAGCGCACGAGCTTCCACGCCAAGTAAAGCACGGTGAGGACGGCGAACACGCCGAACATTACGAGCGCGAACCGGATGATCGTGTCCGCTTCGAGGCCGAGCACGTCCTTGTAAATCTGCCAATTGACCGGGTTGAGAGTGCCGCCGAGCGACAGCGCGAAAAGGAACGACGCGCCCGCGATTTTGCCGGATACACCGACGCTGCGCAGCACCGGGAGCGTGAGCGTCGCGACCATTATGACCGCGCCCAATCCGCCCAGCGTCGTAAAAAGCAGCGCGGTGACGAGTGTGAGGACGAGCGAGAGCGCGAACGGCGAGTCGCCGCCGTACTCCGCGGCGAACCGGACGATCTGTTCCGCCACTCCGTTTTCGCGGATGTGCGCGGCGAGGATCGCCCCCAGGACGACGGCGATGTACGCGCTGACAAGCATAGCCGCGCCCTGCGAGATCACGACGTCGAGGACGGGCGAAAAGTGGCCGATGTATCCGAGCAATCCGCCATCGCGCCAGGCTGCCCCCGCGGTCGGTAAAAGAGCGGCTTTTGCGATAACGATCGCGAAAAGAGGGAGGCAGAGGATTGCCGGGAGCAGCTTCCGGTAAAGCAGGAAGCCCATAAGAAGAATGAAAAGGACGAGGACGTAGCCCATAGGCGAATTATATAACCGATGAGCAACGCCCGGTGGTAAAATCGGCGCGCCGGTCGGGAGACCGGCGATTTATGTGGATTTTGTGTGCGGGCGCACGCAGTGCGCCCTGCGTTGGAATTTCAAGCTGTAAAACAACATGGTTGCAACAAAAACAATCCGGGTAGTCGTAGCCAAGCCGGGGCTTGACGGGCACGACCGCGGCGCGAGGGTGATCGCGCGCGCGCTGCGCGACGCGGGGATGGAAGTCATCTATACCGGCCTTCATCAAACGCCGGAGCGCATCGCCCGCGCCTGCGTGGACGAAGATGCGGAGGTGTGTTGCCTGTCCATCCTTTCGGGCGCGCACAGGACACTGGTGCCGGAAGTGATTAGAATGCTGGCCGAACAAGGCAGGCCGGATGTGGCGGTGCTGGCCGGCGGGATCATTCCGGATTCGGATATTCCCGAGCTGATAAAGGCCGGATGCAAAGGCGTTGCGGGGCCCGGCACAAGTCTCGATGAAATTGTGGAAATGGTCAGAAAGTTTGCTGCAGAGGCGGTAACGAGATAGCGATGGCGGGAAAAAGATTCGAAATCAGGCTGCCCGCGATGGGCATGCAGAGCCAAGAGATTATCTTCAGCGCGTGGCTGAAGAATCCGGGCGATGTCGTCGAGGACGGAGACGAGCTGTTCGAAGTGGAAAGCGACAAGGCTACGGTTGTTTTCGAGGCCGAGCACTCGGGCGTGCTCGCGGAAACGCTGGTCAAGGA
Encoded proteins:
- a CDS encoding cobalamin B12-binding domain-containing protein, giving the protein MVATKTIRVVVAKPGLDGHDRGARVIARALRDAGMEVIYTGLHQTPERIARACVDEDAEVCCLSILSGAHRTLVPEVIRMLAEQGRPDVAVLAGGIIPDSDIPELIKAGCKGVAGPGTSLDEIVEMVRKFAAEAVTR
- a CDS encoding biotin-requiring enzyme, which translates into the protein MAGKRFEIRLPAMGMQSQEIIFSAWLKNPGDVVEDGDELFEVESDKATVVFEAEHSGVLAETLVKEGAVKEGDLLGYIDAR